A stretch of Salvelinus namaycush isolate Seneca chromosome 42, SaNama_1.0, whole genome shotgun sequence DNA encodes these proteins:
- the LOC120034855 gene encoding zinc finger protein 7-like, with product MANCVVFQTQIASIMEVLANAAVADICKLVDDDYAVFRLEITQSQKENRALRRKLHLLEPKVARERTDRTTRERVLASRPSSVKILDRYRGMARGEGHLTGGYRGFVKQVGHKTCRDDQPITVDEGSGTSTQHVIVIEPADAEAAGPGVKLERSEGEEDPRHSRNIQTGAAGVPPVATEDSTATLVPPRIRHSITEDSETQNAILKSETDTLTVTQRILHTGSDPEILGLGGLGCRSSPSSEYLLYGNPRTVLSHQDSGNALQTGNDPSCSYTAETGMIPGDMPVGLDTQTNPMRGDWNRYSSSVYSEECLDEKGEGLALDDVTVKVEGDAPLTWNEVETHLGEGHSQGNSSDFLDYRENLETNLNVTTNSSLHSVSMSMAPSDSQGLFDQVLNSNDQRSKARGGGSKTGSKEKRFLCMFCNKGFSCPQKVEIHQRVHTGEKPYSCTQCHMRFAHAGNLKRHQRVHTGEKPYSCQQCEKRFSHQHHLKMHLKVHTGERPFRE from the exons ATGGCTAACTGTGTGGTTTTTCAgactcaaatagcctccatcatggaggtgctagcgaatgcagccgtggcagatatctgtaaactcgtagacgacgactatgcagtgtttcgtttggaaataactcaaagccagaaagagAACAGGGcattgcggaggaaactacaCCTATTGGAACCGAAGGTTGCACGGGAGCGCACAGATAGAACAACGCGAGAGCGCGTCCTCGCCAGTCGTCCCAGTAGTGTCAAGATCCtcgaccgatacagaggaatggcaagag gtgaaggacatctcactggaggcTACAGGGGCTTTGTGAAGCAAGTGGGACACAAAACATGTagagatgaccaaccaatcactgttgacgaggggagtggaacctcaacccagcacGTTATCGTGATAGAG CCTGCAGATgcagaggctgcaggtcctggggtcaagctggagaggtctgaaggagaggaggacccacGACACAGCAGAAACATCCAGACTGGAGCGGCTGGAGTGCCCCCTGTAGCCACAGAGGACTCCACCGCCACCCTAGTGCCGCCCAGGATCCGACACAGCATCACGGAGGACAGTGAAACGCAGAACGCCATCCtcaagtcagagacagacacTTTAACTGTAACACAAAGGATTTTACACACAGGATCTGACCCAGAGATACTGGGGCTGGGGGGACTGGGATGTCGTTCTTCTCCCAGCTCAGAGTATTTACTTTACGGTAACCCGAGGACGGTTCTCTCCCATCAGGACTCAGGTAACGCATTACAGACTGGCAATGATCCATCTTGTTCTTACACTGCCGAGACTGGGATGATACCTGGTGACATGCCTGTGGGCTTAGATACACAGACTAATCCAATGAGAGGGGACTGGAaccggtacagtagtagtgtgTATTCTGAAGAGTGCCTGGATgagaaaggggagggtctggcCTTAGATGATGTGACTGTGAAAGTGGAGGGCGATGCTCCTCTGACATGGAATGAAGTCGAGACTCATTTAGGAGAAGGACACTCGCAGGGCAACAGCAGTGACTTCTTAGACTACAGGGAAAACTTAGAGACAAATCTAAATGTCACAACCAACTCCTCTTTACACTCAGTGTCGATGTCGATGGCACCTTCCGATTCACAAGGCCTATTCGATCAGGTATTGAACTCAAACGACCAAAGGTCCAAGGCTCGGGGAGGGGGATCAAAAACGGGCAGTAAAGAGAAGcggttcctctgcatgttctgtaacaaaggcttcagctgccctcagaaggtggagatccaccagagggtccacacaggggaaaAACCCTACAGCTGTACCCAGTGCCACATGCGGTTCGCCCATGCTGGCAACCtaaagaggcaccagagggtccacacaggggagaaaccctacagctgccAACAGTGTGAGAAGCGGTTCTCCCACCAGCACCAtctgaagatgcacctgaaggtccacacgggaGAGAGGCCATTCAGAGAGTAA